The genomic DNA GCTACAGCTTGGATACCTGAGGGAGAATCCCGGCATTGCCGTTGTCGGTTCCGGCGTGGAGATATTCGGCGAAGATGTGATGGAAGGTTACAGGCGGTATGAGGAGTGGATCAATTCCATTTCAAAGCCGGATGAGATAAAGCGGGAGATCTTCGTGGAAAGCCCCCTTCCAAATCCGTCGGTGATGATGAGACGCGTCTACATGGAAAGGATGGGGGGATACGAGGATCACGGATGGCCTGAGGATTACGATCTCTGGCTCCGCTCCGTGCTGAAAGGGGAGCCTATGGCGAAACTCCCTGAAAAACTGCTGAGGTGGAGGGAGCATGGAAAGCGATTGACAAGGAACAGCAGACGCTACTCAAAAAAAAGTTTTCTGAAAGTTCGCGCGTACTACCTCACGCGCTTCCTTGAAGGGAGAAAGATCGTTTTGCACGGGACCGGCCCGACAGGGAAGATATTGGGGAGATACCTTCTAGATTACGGAGCCGACCTCAAGGCGTATCTCGATATAAATCCACGCAAGGCGGGGGGTACGAAAAACGGGCTCCCTGTTTATCCCGCTTCGGAAAAGGGGAGATTCAGGAGAGATGGGTATATGCTCCTTGCGGCGGTCACGTCGTGGGGGGCGCGGGATGATATCAAGAGCGAAGCGGAGATCGCCGGTTATGTGGAAGGGGTCGATTTTATTTGTTGTTCATGAGCAGGTATAATGCGGGATAAAGGTTCTTCTATCTCCGGCAGTTTGGCAATTGAAAGGATTTCAAATTGAAATATCTGATAATCGGCAACGGTATTGCGGGAATTACGGCGGCGGAAAATATCCGAAAGGCAGATCCGCGCGGCGAGATAAAGATATTGACTGATGAAAAGTACCCGTTCTACAGCCGCATCCGGCTTATTGATTTCCTCTCGCGCAACATGAAAGAGGAGACACTTATCATGAAAGGGGAGAAGTGGTACGCGGACAACGGGATAGAGCTTCTCTCAGGCGCAAGGGGGGAAAAGATAGATCACGCTTCAAGGAAGGTGGAAACCGATGATGGTTCCGCGATCGGGTACGACAAGCTTCTCATCGCGACCGGCGGGGTGTCGTTCGTTCCGCCGTTCCCAGGCGCGGAGCGCGAAGGGGTATTTACGCTAAGGACGCTGGATGACGCGAAAGCGATAAACAGTTATGCGGGGAAAAATAAAAGAGTAGTCATCGTCGGCGGCGGTGTGCTGGGGCTTGAGGCGGGATTCAACCTGATACAGGCAGGAAACAGTGTTGAGGTGGTTGAATTTTTCCCGAGGCTCCTTCCGAGACAGATGGACGGGAACGGAGCAGCAGTTCTTCAAAACCAGCTTGAATCATTCGGCTTCCGCTTTTACTTAAACGCAAAGACGAAAGAGATCACCGGCGAGGGTAAGGCCGACGGCTTGTTGCTTGAGGACGGCAGACGCATCGAGGCGGATATGGTGATAGTTTCAGCAGGGGTCAGGCCGGCAGATACGCTTGCCAAGGATCTCGGTCTGCAGATAGGGAAAGGGGTTGTGGTGAACGACAGGATGGAAACATCCATTGAAGGGATATACGCGGCCGGGGACGTTATCGAACACAATGGGATCTTCTACGGCCTTTGGGCGGCGTCGATGGCGCAGGGAGAGACCGCCGGAAAAAACATGGCGGGGGTAGAAGCACTGTACAAAGGGACGATCATGTCGAATTCGCTGAAGGTGGCGGGGGTAAAGCTCTTTTCCGCGGGGGATATCGACGCGGATGGGAAGTATGACGACATCACCTTCGCGGACAGTGTGGCGCATGTATATAAAAAGATGGTTATCAAGGATGGCAAAATAATTGGGATCATCCTTTACGGCGACGTTGGCCCGCGCATGAAGCTGGTAAAGGCGATGGAAGAGAAGAGGGATA from Nitrospinota bacterium includes the following:
- a CDS encoding glycosyltransferase → MVMTFVNSAEPGLVSVHLPVRNGERHIAEAVESILAQSLRDFELVLVDHSSTDGTPGILSDFAGKDGRVNLLRYEGDNFIESLNFGLSRCRGEFIARMDSDDISSPERLELQLGYLRENPGIAVVGSGVEIFGEDVMEGYRRYEEWINSISKPDEIKREIFVESPLPNPSVMMRRVYMERMGGYEDHGWPEDYDLWLRSVLKGEPMAKLPEKLLRWREHGKRLTRNSRRYSKKSFLKVRAYYLTRFLEGRKIVLHGTGPTGKILGRYLLDYGADLKAYLDINPRKAGGTKNGLPVYPASEKGRFRRDGYMLLAAVTSWGARDDIKSEAEIAGYVEGVDFICCS
- a CDS encoding FAD-dependent oxidoreductase yields the protein MKYLIIGNGIAGITAAENIRKADPRGEIKILTDEKYPFYSRIRLIDFLSRNMKEETLIMKGEKWYADNGIELLSGARGEKIDHASRKVETDDGSAIGYDKLLIATGGVSFVPPFPGAEREGVFTLRTLDDAKAINSYAGKNKRVVIVGGGVLGLEAGFNLIQAGNSVEVVEFFPRLLPRQMDGNGAAVLQNQLESFGFRFYLNAKTKEITGEGKADGLLLEDGRRIEADMVIVSAGVRPADTLAKDLGLQIGKGVVVNDRMETSIEGIYAAGDVIEHNGIFYGLWAASMAQGETAGKNMAGVEALYKGTIMSNSLKVAGVKLFSAGDIDADGKYDDITFADSVAHVYKKMVIKDGKIIGIILYGDVGPRMKLVKAMEEKRDISGLRDALAKWDISAL